A single Actinomadura algeriensis DNA region contains:
- a CDS encoding polyphosphate polymerase domain-containing protein, producing the protein MTVLIEAPRADGGAAVARLTDALPPMSLAQVMDRAELQTRVDRKYLVPSELCDVMLPRLAGEYAALEIDGRRAFRYSSTYFDTPNLLTFRQHRQGRRQRYKMRTRTYLDSGECMFEVKLSGARNATDKRRLPYDAARRRTLDGTARAFLQDVLLSAYRTNPPAALVTSATTDYRRSTLVQLSGSGRVTLDASLTCTDGVVTIAADPGTVLIESKSEGGDAPVDRILRDHGVRPAKISKYCVAVAVLYPGVPANPWRPALRTYFGAPEARHPLWDGAWRGR; encoded by the coding sequence ATGACCGTCCTCATCGAAGCGCCCCGCGCCGACGGAGGCGCCGCGGTGGCCCGTCTCACCGACGCCCTGCCACCCATGTCCCTCGCCCAGGTGATGGACCGGGCCGAACTCCAGACCCGGGTCGACCGCAAGTACCTGGTGCCGTCCGAGCTGTGCGACGTGATGCTCCCGCGCCTCGCGGGGGAGTACGCGGCCCTGGAGATCGACGGTCGCCGCGCCTTCCGCTACTCGTCCACCTACTTCGACACACCGAACCTGCTCACCTTCCGCCAGCACCGGCAGGGCAGGCGGCAGCGCTACAAGATGAGGACCCGCACGTACCTGGACAGCGGCGAGTGCATGTTCGAGGTCAAACTGTCGGGCGCCCGGAACGCCACCGACAAGCGCCGCCTGCCCTACGACGCCGCCCGCCGCCGGACGCTCGACGGCACGGCCCGCGCGTTCCTGCAGGACGTCCTCCTGTCCGCGTACCGGACGAACCCGCCCGCGGCCCTCGTCACCAGCGCCACGACCGACTACCGGCGCTCCACGCTCGTCCAGCTGTCCGGCTCGGGCCGGGTGACCCTGGACGCGTCGCTGACCTGCACCGACGGGGTCGTGACCATCGCGGCCGACCCCGGTACGGTCCTGATCGAATCGAAGTCGGAGGGCGGCGACGCCCCGGTGGACCGGATCCTGCGCGACCACGGCGTCCGGCCCGCGAAGATCAGCAAGTACTGCGTGGCCGTGGCGGTGCTCTACCCGGGCGTACCTGCGAACCCGTGGCGCCCCGCACTCCGTACGTATTTCGGTGCACCTGAAGCCCGGCATCCCCTTTGGGACGGGGCGTGGCGGGGTAGGTAA
- the groL gene encoding chaperonin GroEL (60 kDa chaperone family; promotes refolding of misfolded polypeptides especially under stressful conditions; forms two stacked rings of heptamers to form a barrel-shaped 14mer; ends can be capped by GroES; misfolded proteins enter the barrel where they are refolded when GroES binds), producing MAAKMIAFDEDARRGLERGMNQLADAVKVTLGPKGRNVVLEKKWGAPTITNDGVSIAKEIELEDAWEKIGAELVKEVAKKTDDVAGDGTTTATVLAQALVREGLRNVAAGANPMSLKRGIEAAVERVSEELSKLAKDVETKEQIASTASISAGDQQIGEMIAEAMDKVGKEGVITVEESQTFGLELELTEGMRFDKGYISHYFVTDPERMEAVLEDPYLLIVQGKVSANKDLLPVLEGVMQSGKPLLIIAEDVEAEALATLIVNKIRGIFKSVAVKAPGFGDRRKAMLGDIATLTGGQVVSEDVGLKLENTTLDMLGRARKVVVAKDETTIVDGAGDANEIAGRVNQIRNEIDNTDSDYDREKLQERLAKLAGGVAVIKAGAATEVELKERKHRIEDAVRNAKAAVEEGIVPGGGVALLQAGTKAFDKLELQGDEATGANIVKRALEEPLKQIAVNAGLEGGVVVEKVRNLTPGEGLNAATGDYVNMFDSGILDPAKVTRSALQNASSIAALFLTTEAVIAEKPEKNAAPAGGMPDAGGMDF from the coding sequence ACGCCGTGAAGGTGACGCTCGGGCCCAAGGGCCGCAACGTCGTGCTGGAGAAGAAGTGGGGCGCCCCCACGATCACCAACGACGGTGTGTCGATCGCCAAGGAGATCGAGCTCGAGGACGCCTGGGAGAAGATCGGCGCCGAGCTCGTCAAGGAAGTAGCGAAGAAGACCGACGACGTCGCCGGTGACGGCACCACGACGGCGACGGTGCTGGCCCAGGCGCTCGTGCGCGAGGGTCTGCGCAACGTCGCCGCGGGCGCCAACCCGATGTCGCTGAAGCGCGGCATCGAGGCCGCGGTCGAGCGGGTCAGCGAGGAGCTGTCCAAGCTGGCCAAGGACGTGGAGACCAAGGAGCAGATCGCCTCCACCGCCTCCATCTCCGCCGGCGACCAGCAGATCGGCGAGATGATCGCCGAGGCGATGGACAAGGTCGGCAAGGAAGGCGTCATCACGGTCGAGGAGAGCCAGACCTTCGGTCTGGAGCTCGAGCTCACCGAGGGGATGCGCTTCGACAAGGGCTACATCTCGCACTACTTCGTGACGGACCCCGAGCGCATGGAGGCGGTCCTCGAGGACCCGTACCTCCTGATCGTCCAGGGGAAGGTGTCGGCCAACAAGGACCTGCTGCCGGTCCTCGAGGGCGTCATGCAGTCCGGCAAGCCGCTGCTGATCATCGCCGAGGACGTCGAGGCCGAGGCCCTGGCGACGCTGATCGTCAACAAGATCCGCGGCATCTTCAAGTCCGTGGCCGTCAAGGCCCCGGGCTTCGGCGACCGCCGCAAGGCCATGCTGGGCGACATCGCCACCCTGACGGGCGGCCAGGTCGTCAGCGAGGACGTGGGCCTCAAGCTCGAGAACACCACGCTCGACATGCTGGGCCGTGCGCGCAAGGTCGTCGTCGCCAAGGACGAGACCACCATCGTGGACGGCGCCGGTGACGCCAACGAGATCGCGGGCCGGGTCAACCAGATCCGTAACGAGATCGACAACACCGACTCCGACTACGACCGCGAGAAGCTCCAGGAGCGCCTGGCCAAGCTCGCGGGCGGCGTCGCGGTGATCAAGGCCGGCGCCGCGACCGAGGTGGAGCTCAAGGAGCGCAAGCACCGCATCGAGGACGCCGTCCGCAACGCCAAGGCCGCGGTCGAGGAGGGCATCGTCCCCGGTGGCGGCGTCGCGCTGCTGCAGGCCGGCACCAAGGCGTTCGACAAGCTCGAGCTGCAGGGCGACGAGGCCACCGGTGCCAACATCGTCAAGCGCGCTCTCGAGGAGCCGCTGAAGCAGATCGCCGTGAACGCCGGCCTCGAGGGCGGCGTCGTGGTGGAGAAGGTCCGCAACCTGACGCCGGGTGAGGGCCTGAACGCCGCCACGGGCGACTACGTCAACATGTTCGACTCCGGGATCCTCGACCCGGCCAAGGTGACCCGGTCCGCGCTGCAGAACGCCTCGTCGATCGCCGCGCTGTTCCTGACCACCGAGGCCGTCATCGCCGAGAAGCCCGAGAAGAACGCGGCCCCGGCGGGCGGCATGCCCGACGCCGGCGGCATGGACTTCTGA
- a CDS encoding sensor histidine kinase produces the protein MTAEGRVTARARIVGWMLLLVGLALAGSVAVTWSVLSGRLNDRVDNELTHEANKLRSYTQNGIDPATGRPPANVSELLTGYLVHNLPDSYETFFSVVDGRAERRSAQEPLARLDLDRAFVATAARATKPTYGWAESSAGDVRYAVLPVRMAGDSRQAAFVVVEFRDAQRAEVIETTRVLGFTAFGALAVAGVVGWLIAGRVLAPIRLVRQTAEQIGESDLTRRLLVRGNDDVAALASTFNRMLDRLESAFAAQRRFLDDAGHELRTPITVIRGHLELMGDDPDEREETRALLMEELDRMNRMVNDLIMLAKADRPDFLDVAEIDLADLTVDVVAKSRGLGDRRWRVGAVAEVRVLGDAQRLTQALMQLAANAVRHTGDGDTIEVGSAVRDGSVLLWVRDTGPGVAPEDHERIFERFVRAGSGPRPVEGAGLGLAIVASIAKAHGGTASVHSPLEGGAQFVLDVPLRPVIDAAATTVVLPAPEVAR, from the coding sequence ATGACGGCTGAGGGGCGGGTGACCGCGCGGGCGCGGATCGTCGGCTGGATGCTGCTGCTCGTCGGGCTGGCGCTGGCCGGGTCCGTCGCGGTGACGTGGTCGGTGCTGTCGGGAAGGTTGAACGACCGTGTCGACAACGAGCTCACCCACGAGGCGAACAAGCTCCGCAGCTACACGCAGAACGGGATCGACCCGGCCACCGGGCGTCCGCCCGCGAACGTGTCCGAGTTGCTCACCGGCTATCTCGTCCACAACCTGCCGGACAGCTACGAGACGTTCTTCTCGGTGGTGGACGGGCGTGCCGAGCGGCGCAGCGCGCAGGAGCCGCTCGCGCGGCTCGACCTCGACCGCGCGTTCGTCGCGACGGCGGCCCGGGCGACGAAGCCGACGTACGGGTGGGCCGAGAGCAGCGCGGGCGACGTCCGGTACGCGGTGCTTCCGGTGCGGATGGCCGGTGACTCCCGGCAGGCGGCGTTCGTCGTCGTCGAGTTCCGGGACGCGCAGCGGGCGGAGGTGATCGAGACGACGCGGGTGCTCGGGTTCACCGCGTTCGGGGCGCTGGCGGTCGCGGGCGTGGTCGGCTGGCTCATCGCGGGCCGGGTGCTCGCGCCCATCCGGCTGGTGCGGCAGACCGCCGAGCAGATCGGCGAGTCCGACCTGACGCGGCGGCTGCTCGTCCGCGGCAACGACGACGTCGCGGCGCTGGCGTCCACGTTCAACCGGATGCTGGACCGGCTGGAGTCGGCGTTCGCGGCGCAGCGCCGGTTCCTCGACGACGCGGGCCACGAACTGCGCACCCCCATCACCGTCATCCGCGGACATCTCGAGCTGATGGGCGACGACCCGGACGAACGCGAAGAGACCCGGGCGCTGCTGATGGAGGAACTCGACCGGATGAACCGGATGGTCAACGACCTCATCATGCTCGCGAAGGCGGACCGTCCGGACTTCCTGGACGTCGCCGAGATCGACCTCGCCGACCTGACGGTGGACGTCGTCGCCAAGTCGCGGGGGCTCGGCGACCGGCGGTGGCGCGTCGGCGCGGTCGCCGAGGTGCGGGTGCTCGGCGACGCGCAGCGGCTCACGCAGGCGCTGATGCAGCTCGCGGCCAACGCGGTGCGGCACACCGGCGACGGCGACACGATCGAGGTCGGGTCGGCGGTGCGGGACGGGTCGGTGCTGCTCTGGGTCCGCGACACCGGGCCGGGCGTCGCCCCCGAGGACCACGAGCGGATCTTCGAACGGTTCGTCCGGGCGGGTTCGGGGCCGCGCCCGGTGGAGGGCGCGGGGCTCGGGCTCGCGATCGTCGCGTCCATCGCGAAGGCGCACGGCGGGACGGCGAGCGTGCACAGCCCGCTCGAAGGCGGCGCCCAGTTCGTCCTCGACGTCCCGTTGCGTCCGGTGATCGACGCGGCGGCGACCACGGTCGTCCTGCCCGCTCCGGAGGTGGCGCGGTGA
- a CDS encoding DUF4956 domain-containing protein, with translation MAEHVLYGLAANLTAITVLAHVIYFRRHHRRDLRLAYIAVNVGVFTVVSLLLAERADVAVGFGLFAVLSIIRLRSDAITQEEVGYYFVALALGLVNGIAAVIPWLAVLLDVVLLTMMYIADHPRFAPRTRRQVVTLDVVHADPAALHADLEKRLGGTVLSCTVTEVDYVRDVSIVDVRFRRPAAAKPRPVPETRTPYPTVTSGGGGVR, from the coding sequence GTGGCTGAACACGTCCTGTACGGCCTCGCCGCGAACTTGACCGCGATCACCGTGCTGGCGCACGTCATCTACTTCCGCCGGCACCACCGCAGGGACCTGCGGCTCGCCTACATAGCGGTCAACGTCGGAGTCTTCACGGTGGTTTCGCTGCTGCTGGCCGAACGTGCCGACGTCGCCGTCGGGTTCGGGCTCTTCGCGGTGCTGTCCATCATCCGGCTGCGGTCCGACGCCATCACCCAGGAGGAGGTCGGCTACTACTTCGTCGCGCTCGCGCTCGGCCTGGTCAACGGCATCGCCGCGGTGATCCCGTGGCTCGCCGTCCTGCTCGACGTCGTCCTCCTCACGATGATGTACATCGCCGACCATCCGCGCTTCGCGCCCCGCACCCGGCGCCAGGTGGTGACGCTCGACGTCGTCCACGCCGACCCCGCCGCCCTGCACGCGGACCTCGAGAAGCGCCTGGGCGGAACCGTCCTGTCCTGCACGGTCACCGAGGTCGACTACGTGCGGGACGTCTCGATCGTCGACGTCCGGTTCCGCCGCCCGGCGGCCGCGAAGCCCCGCCCCGTCCCCGAGACCCGCACGCCGTACCCGACGGTGACGTCCGGCGGAGGCGGTGTCCGATGA
- a CDS encoding response regulator transcription factor yields MNRILIAEDERRITSFLEKGLRSNGFTTSVVADGLSAYEHARTGDFDLMILDLGLPVQDGFTVLRRLRGERVTMPVIILTARDTVADTVAGLEGGADDYIAKPFAFEELLARVRLRLRTERIPEATVLRAGDLDLDLRTRRARIGGRTVELTAREFALAEVFCRHPDQVLTREQLLSQVWGFDFDPGSNIVDVYIRYLRRKLGTARIETVRGVGYRLRP; encoded by the coding sequence GTGAACCGGATCCTCATCGCCGAGGACGAGCGGCGGATCACCTCCTTCCTGGAGAAGGGGCTCCGCTCGAACGGGTTCACCACCTCGGTCGTCGCCGACGGGCTGTCCGCGTACGAGCACGCGCGGACGGGCGATTTCGACCTGATGATCCTGGACTTGGGCCTGCCGGTGCAGGACGGCTTCACGGTGCTGCGGCGGCTGCGCGGCGAGCGGGTCACCATGCCGGTGATCATCCTGACGGCGCGGGACACGGTCGCCGACACCGTCGCGGGCCTGGAGGGCGGCGCGGACGACTACATCGCCAAGCCGTTCGCGTTCGAGGAACTGCTCGCGCGCGTCCGGCTGCGGCTGCGCACCGAACGGATCCCGGAGGCGACCGTCCTGCGGGCCGGCGACCTCGACCTCGACCTGCGGACGCGGCGCGCCCGCATCGGCGGCCGGACCGTCGAGCTCACCGCCCGCGAGTTCGCCCTCGCCGAGGTGTTCTGCCGGCACCCCGACCAGGTGCTCACCCGCGAGCAGCTGCTCAGCCAGGTGTGGGGGTTCGACTTCGACCCGGGGTCCAACATCGTCGACGTCTACATCCGCTATCTGCGGCGCAAGCTGGGCACGGCCCGCATCGAGACGGTCCGCGGCGTCGGCTACCGCCTGCGGCCGTGA
- a CDS encoding DUF4132 domain-containing protein produces the protein MSDALPRMLVAPPWERDARAYREATKDAEKEVTLVPGLEPPADRSLVWAEGEREEWLKLCDRPSYLADKEKAILESEGWAGLVQAYKDGTVTYTPNQTYMFKRGPEELVRPLLADWSTSPRGGWGPKGDDLKALLARFGLDVRHIVFPHAKVDRARGAWALLPLLDLETAVLMAHWLSQGSGRRIAVEWLGGHGADAVPFLVPGALGKARVPREKARAALACIASRHGVPAVVDAARRYGDRAAAAVERLLADDGSQAAPEPPAKPVRPPKVTWLNRDELPEVRLRDGRALPPEAIENLIGALTFSSLPWNGDLGTHPELGDVLDRCDRASLSAFGRAIFECWIAERTPSRSGWVLDQLCLLADDDAVRRLGALLLKWPGSGTDKHAVQVLRAIGTDTALTWLHRVSQRASAPGRRQAAENCLAMVARARGLSADELADRLVPDFGLDAAGTLVLDYGPRRFTVGFDERLEPFAIDEAGKHRKTLPKPGAKDDAELAPAAYARFAALKKDVRGVAADQIRRLERAMVTGRRWSADEFERYFVGHPLLLHIARRLVWTTDDTAFRIAEDRTFADVDDAPVRLPGEARIRVPHPLELGDANTAWAELLADYEIVQPFPQLGRHVDALTGAERRTGRLERFEGGTVPVGAVLGLHRRGWERGPVEDGGVYHSIVRRFPGDAPDLVVELAPGVAVTAVDALPEQTFREVRFAEPPGETLDAVTASEVLADLSGLE, from the coding sequence ATGAGCGACGCGCTGCCCCGGATGCTGGTCGCCCCGCCCTGGGAAAGGGATGCCCGCGCGTACCGCGAGGCGACCAAGGACGCGGAGAAGGAGGTCACGCTCGTCCCGGGACTGGAACCGCCCGCGGATCGGAGCCTCGTGTGGGCGGAGGGCGAGCGGGAGGAATGGCTGAAGCTGTGCGACAGGCCGTCCTATCTCGCCGACAAGGAGAAGGCGATCCTGGAGAGCGAAGGGTGGGCCGGCCTCGTCCAGGCTTACAAGGACGGGACGGTCACCTACACGCCGAACCAGACGTACATGTTCAAGCGCGGCCCCGAGGAGCTCGTCCGGCCGCTGCTGGCGGACTGGAGCACCAGCCCCAGGGGCGGCTGGGGCCCCAAGGGCGACGACCTCAAGGCGCTGCTGGCCCGCTTCGGACTCGACGTCCGCCACATCGTGTTCCCGCACGCCAAGGTCGACCGCGCCCGGGGCGCCTGGGCGCTGCTGCCGTTGCTCGACCTGGAGACGGCCGTCCTGATGGCCCACTGGCTCTCCCAGGGGTCGGGCCGCCGCATCGCCGTCGAGTGGCTCGGCGGTCACGGCGCCGACGCGGTGCCGTTCCTGGTGCCGGGCGCGCTGGGCAAGGCGCGGGTCCCGCGTGAGAAGGCCCGGGCGGCGCTGGCCTGCATCGCCTCCCGGCACGGCGTCCCGGCCGTGGTGGACGCCGCCCGCCGGTACGGCGACCGCGCCGCCGCGGCCGTCGAGCGGCTCCTCGCCGACGACGGTTCGCAGGCGGCGCCGGAGCCGCCCGCCAAGCCCGTCCGACCGCCGAAGGTCACCTGGCTGAACCGGGACGAACTGCCCGAGGTCCGCCTGCGGGACGGACGGGCGCTGCCGCCGGAGGCGATCGAGAACCTCATCGGCGCCCTCACCTTCTCGTCCCTCCCGTGGAACGGCGACCTGGGGACGCACCCCGAGCTCGGCGACGTCCTGGACCGGTGCGACCGCGCGTCGCTGTCCGCCTTCGGCCGGGCGATCTTCGAATGCTGGATCGCCGAGCGCACGCCGTCCCGCAGCGGCTGGGTGCTCGACCAGCTCTGCCTGCTGGCCGACGACGACGCCGTCCGGCGGCTCGGCGCCCTGCTGCTCAAGTGGCCGGGATCGGGCACCGACAAGCACGCCGTCCAGGTGCTGCGGGCGATCGGCACCGACACCGCGCTGACCTGGCTGCACCGCGTCTCCCAGCGCGCGTCCGCTCCCGGCCGCCGCCAGGCCGCCGAGAACTGCCTGGCCATGGTGGCGAGGGCGCGCGGGCTGTCGGCGGACGAACTCGCCGACCGGCTCGTCCCCGACTTCGGCCTCGACGCCGCCGGGACGCTCGTCCTCGACTACGGCCCGCGCCGCTTCACGGTCGGGTTCGACGAGCGGCTCGAGCCGTTCGCGATCGACGAGGCGGGCAAGCACCGCAAGACCCTCCCGAAGCCGGGCGCGAAGGACGACGCCGAGCTCGCGCCCGCCGCGTACGCGCGCTTCGCCGCGCTCAAGAAGGACGTGCGAGGCGTCGCCGCCGACCAGATCCGGCGGCTCGAACGCGCGATGGTGACCGGGCGCCGGTGGAGCGCCGACGAGTTCGAGCGGTACTTCGTCGGGCATCCGCTGCTGCTGCACATCGCCCGCCGACTCGTTTGGACGACGGACGACACGGCCTTCCGGATCGCCGAGGACCGGACGTTCGCCGACGTCGACGACGCGCCGGTGCGGCTCCCCGGCGAGGCCCGGATCCGGGTCCCGCACCCGCTGGAACTCGGCGACGCGAACACCGCCTGGGCCGAGCTGCTCGCCGACTACGAGATCGTCCAGCCGTTTCCCCAGCTCGGACGGCACGTGGACGCGCTCACCGGAGCCGAGCGGCGCACCGGGCGGCTGGAGCGGTTCGAGGGCGGCACCGTCCCGGTCGGCGCGGTGCTGGGCCTGCACAGGCGGGGGTGGGAGCGCGGCCCGGTCGAGGACGGCGGGGTCTACCACTCGATCGTCCGCCGCTTCCCGGGCGACGCCCCCGACCTCGTGGTCGAACTCGCGCCCGGCGTCGCGGTCACCGCCGTCGACGCCCTCCCCGAGCAGACGTTCCGCGAGGTGCGTTTCGCCGAGCCACCGGGCGAGACGCTGGACGCCGTCACCGCTTCCGAAGTTTTGGCCGACCTTTCCGGCCTGGAATGA
- a CDS encoding phospholipid scramblase-related protein translates to MSEAFSSPVLKVEQPRRGPFAKSKYRVIDGDGTTVAVADETDRRRGDAIRTAFPGKSDLDARAVLLSTPEGEPLLVVDKQKGRALTEVRRPDGDVVGSFVTQRVGRRYVLHDPDGTVLGDVDVDIPRNNFAVRDANGKKVAHVRKKWAGVVTHLLTTADKYDVEIFDPVPEPLRTMAAMTAIVMDMNLHESKDIT, encoded by the coding sequence GTGAGCGAGGCGTTCAGCTCCCCGGTGCTCAAGGTCGAACAGCCGCGCAGGGGCCCGTTCGCGAAGTCGAAGTACCGGGTCATCGACGGGGACGGGACGACCGTCGCCGTGGCCGACGAGACCGATCGGCGGCGCGGCGACGCGATTCGCACCGCCTTTCCCGGCAAGTCGGACCTGGACGCCCGCGCGGTGCTGCTGAGCACCCCCGAAGGCGAACCGCTCCTCGTCGTCGACAAGCAGAAGGGGCGCGCGCTGACGGAGGTGCGGCGCCCCGACGGCGACGTCGTCGGCTCGTTCGTCACCCAGCGGGTCGGCCGCCGCTACGTCCTCCACGACCCGGACGGGACGGTGCTCGGCGACGTCGACGTCGACATCCCCCGGAACAACTTCGCGGTGCGCGACGCGAACGGGAAGAAGGTCGCGCACGTCCGCAAGAAGTGGGCCGGGGTGGTCACCCATCTGCTGACGACGGCCGACAAGTACGACGTCGAGATCTTCGATCCGGTGCCGGAGCCGTTGCGCACGATGGCCGCCATGACGGCGATCGTCATGGACATGAACCTGCACGAGTCGAAGGACATCACCTGA